Proteins found in one Planctomycetes bacterium MalM25 genomic segment:
- the xpsE_1 gene encoding Type II secretion system protein E — protein MDPVALMLEHGALTPEGAAELRGLNGEAEGRPLHEVAVQRGLASEEDVLAAFAAAIGAECVDLNKVEPDLSLLEAFPQRLMHRNGLFPVSREGDTLRIATGDPLGFEALDEIGAVTGLTIEPVLATRRQIAERLKAHLGVGSETVEGLVAARQAEGGVELLEEIDADAAELAEEAQEASVVRLVNEILLEAIHNRASDVHIEAEAAGLRIRYRIDGLLVEQPTPPEINHFRAAITSRLKIMAHLNIAEKRLPQDGRIKLRVEGREVDVRMSVIPMVHGEGIVMRLLDKGRMNFSLASLGMGEALNTQINDLIRAPHGIVLVTGPTGSGKTTTLYSALTDIRDETTKIITTEDPVEYQLPGIAQIQVHPKIGLTFAASLRSILRHDPDVVLVGEIRDHETAENAIQAALTGHLVFSTLHTNDAPSAYTRLIDMGIEPFLVASTIEAVMAQRLVRRLCEKCRQPVTPRKADLPDDFPWEELEEAGGRLYEANGCRECRELGYAGRQGIFELCATTDPVRQLAHDRASSWEIRQAALKTGMRTLRQDAWRQCCAGVTTVDEVVRVTRGDRT, from the coding sequence ATGGACCCTGTCGCGCTGATGCTGGAGCACGGCGCCCTCACCCCCGAGGGCGCGGCCGAGCTGCGCGGTCTGAACGGCGAGGCCGAGGGCCGGCCGTTGCACGAGGTGGCGGTCCAACGCGGCCTGGCCTCCGAAGAGGACGTGCTGGCGGCTTTCGCCGCGGCGATCGGCGCCGAGTGCGTCGATCTCAACAAGGTCGAGCCCGACCTCTCGCTGCTCGAGGCGTTCCCGCAGCGCCTGATGCACCGCAACGGGCTCTTCCCGGTCAGCCGCGAGGGGGACACGCTCCGCATCGCCACGGGCGATCCGCTCGGGTTCGAGGCGCTCGACGAGATCGGCGCCGTCACGGGCCTGACGATCGAGCCGGTGCTGGCGACCCGCCGCCAGATCGCCGAGCGGCTCAAAGCCCACCTGGGGGTCGGCAGCGAGACGGTCGAAGGCTTGGTCGCCGCCCGCCAGGCGGAGGGGGGCGTTGAGCTGCTGGAGGAGATCGACGCCGACGCGGCCGAACTGGCCGAAGAGGCCCAGGAGGCCTCGGTCGTCCGGCTCGTCAACGAGATCCTCCTCGAGGCGATTCACAACCGCGCGTCCGATGTTCATATCGAAGCCGAAGCTGCCGGCCTACGCATCCGCTACCGCATTGACGGCCTGCTCGTGGAGCAGCCGACCCCGCCGGAGATCAACCACTTCCGTGCCGCGATCACCAGCCGCCTGAAGATCATGGCGCACCTGAACATCGCGGAGAAACGCTTGCCGCAGGACGGGCGGATCAAGCTCCGCGTCGAGGGGCGCGAGGTCGACGTCCGCATGTCGGTCATCCCGATGGTCCACGGCGAGGGGATCGTTATGCGTCTCTTGGACAAGGGACGCATGAACTTCTCGCTCGCGTCGCTCGGCATGGGCGAGGCGCTCAACACGCAGATCAACGACCTGATCCGCGCCCCGCACGGCATCGTGCTGGTGACCGGCCCGACCGGCTCGGGCAAGACGACCACGCTCTACAGCGCCCTGACCGACATCCGCGACGAGACGACCAAGATCATCACGACCGAAGACCCGGTCGAGTACCAGCTGCCCGGCATCGCGCAGATCCAGGTCCATCCGAAGATCGGCCTGACGTTCGCCGCGTCGCTGCGGTCGATCTTGCGCCACGACCCGGACGTGGTGCTGGTCGGTGAGATCCGCGACCACGAGACCGCCGAGAACGCCATCCAGGCGGCGCTCACGGGCCACTTGGTCTTCAGCACGCTGCACACGAACGACGCCCCGAGCGCCTACACGCGGCTGATCGACATGGGCATCGAGCCGTTCCTCGTCGCCAGCACGATCGAGGCGGTCATGGCTCAGCGGCTTGTTCGCCGGCTCTGTGAGAAATGTCGCCAGCCGGTGACGCCCCGCAAGGCGGACCTGCCGGATGACTTCCCTTGGGAAGAGTTAGAGGAGGCGGGCGGGCGGCTGTACGAGGCCAACGGTTGTCGCGAGTGCCGCGAGCTCGGCTACGCCGGCCGACAGGGCATTTTTGAGTTGTGCGCAACGACCGACCCCGTCCGGCAACTGGCGCACGACCGCGCCAGCAGCTGGGAGATCCGCCAAGCGGCCCTTAAGACCGGCATGCGAACCCTCCGCCAAGACGCCTGGCGCCAGTGCTGCGCGGGCGTGACGACCGTCGACGAGGTCGTCCGAGTCACCCGCGGCGACAGAACTTAA
- the epsF_3 gene encoding Type II secretion system protein F produces the protein MPDFAYQARSLAGELLEGTLSAGSQREAMAQLSAKELFPLKVEPAKGTVSAGADGSIRVPSAKVTPVYNQLASLLRSGVPLLRSLAVIKEQSSNKALRAVMQDVHAQVEEGASLAEAMARHPRAFGELAVSMVRAGGEGGFLEDSLDRVAAFTEQQAELRGKVVGALAYPVILSVIGVLVVTGLVVFAVPMVSEIFGRLKERGELPWVTEALLGLSAFLGDYGLFVLAGLVAAGYALSQWLATPHGREVADRVRLKTPLLGPINRSLAVARLCRVLGTLLKGGVPIVRALDIAADSAGNRILTAVVRDAAENIKSGESLAAPLGASGDFPRDVVEMIAVAEQSNSLETVLEQVADSLERSTWRKIELAVRLIEPLMLVILAGAVLVVVIALLMPIINAGGAL, from the coding sequence GTGCCCGATTTCGCTTACCAAGCCCGATCGCTCGCCGGCGAGCTCCTCGAGGGGACGCTCTCGGCCGGCTCACAGCGCGAGGCGATGGCGCAGCTTTCCGCGAAGGAACTCTTTCCACTGAAGGTCGAGCCCGCCAAGGGGACGGTCTCTGCTGGCGCCGATGGCTCGATTCGCGTTCCGTCCGCCAAGGTCACCCCGGTCTACAACCAGCTCGCTTCGCTCCTGCGTAGCGGTGTGCCCCTCCTGCGGTCACTGGCGGTCATCAAAGAGCAGTCCTCGAACAAGGCGCTCCGCGCCGTGATGCAGGACGTCCACGCCCAAGTTGAAGAGGGCGCCAGCCTCGCCGAGGCGATGGCTCGTCACCCGCGAGCGTTCGGCGAACTGGCGGTCAGCATGGTTCGCGCGGGCGGCGAGGGGGGCTTCCTCGAAGACTCGCTCGATCGTGTCGCCGCGTTCACCGAGCAGCAGGCCGAGCTGCGTGGCAAGGTGGTCGGCGCGCTCGCCTACCCGGTCATCCTCTCGGTGATCGGCGTGCTGGTGGTGACCGGCCTGGTGGTGTTCGCGGTGCCGATGGTTTCGGAGATCTTCGGGCGTCTCAAGGAGCGGGGTGAGTTGCCCTGGGTCACCGAGGCGCTACTGGGGCTCAGCGCCTTCTTGGGTGACTACGGGCTGTTTGTCCTGGCGGGTCTCGTCGCAGCGGGCTACGCCCTCTCGCAGTGGCTGGCGACGCCCCACGGGCGCGAAGTGGCCGACCGGGTCCGGCTGAAGACCCCGCTCCTCGGCCCGATCAACCGCAGCCTCGCCGTGGCGCGGCTCTGCCGGGTGCTCGGCACACTCCTCAAGGGGGGCGTGCCGATCGTCCGGGCACTCGACATCGCGGCCGATTCGGCCGGCAACCGGATCCTGACCGCTGTGGTGCGAGATGCGGCGGAGAACATCAAATCGGGCGAGTCGCTTGCCGCCCCGCTCGGCGCCAGCGGCGACTTCCCGCGCGACGTGGTCGAGATGATCGCTGTCGCCGAGCAGTCGAACAGCCTGGAGACCGTTTTGGAGCAGGTCGCCGATTCGCTTGAGCGGAGCACCTGGCGTAAGATCGAGCTGGCCGTTCGACTGATCGAGCCGCTGATGCTCGTGATCTTGGCGGGCGCCGTGCTGGTGGTGGTGATCGCCCTGTTGATGCCGATCATCAACGCGGGCGGCGCTTTATGA
- the xcpT_9 gene encoding Type II secretion system protein G precursor, translating into MDRRNRRRRAAAAFTLLEVLLVLVILVVLGSMATVAITGQRDNADRKAARSQVQIISQAIKYYQFDMKKYPQSLEDLREKPSDSKMAERWGGPYLDKKLPLDPWDEDYRYESKDNSYRVWSVGPDGSDGTDDDIASDDE; encoded by the coding sequence ATGGATAGGCGTAACAGACGGCGGCGGGCCGCGGCGGCGTTTACGCTGCTCGAGGTTCTGCTCGTGCTCGTGATCCTGGTGGTGCTCGGATCGATGGCGACCGTCGCCATCACCGGCCAACGCGACAACGCCGACCGAAAGGCCGCACGGTCTCAGGTGCAGATCATTAGTCAGGCGATCAAGTACTACCAGTTCGATATGAAAAAGTACCCCCAATCGCTCGAGGACCTGCGCGAGAAACCGAGCGATTCCAAGATGGCGGAGCGTTGGGGAGGGCCCTACCTCGATAAGAAGCTCCCGCTCGACCCATGGGACGAGGACTATCGCTACGAGAGCAAAGATAACTCCTACCGCGTCTGGTCGGTCGGACCGGACGGCAGCGACGGCACCGATGACGACATCGCTTCGGACGACGAATGA
- a CDS encoding Pseudopilin GspJ → MSRRGFSLLELVLAISLSVTLVALLGFAFQVHLSRLDSSRSTIEQAQVARAVLDRIASDLRATTMAPTQDLSEAMASAEAAGQFNVDEVDQTQEDADAGEDLASETDAPPGVNGLLDRLTIDHRLMRQTLTTTAENPTPAARADAGWVQVEYRLSADPNAPGLIRTESARDAVVWRIEQGQPAALSAPFASEVQAVAFRYFDGDQWLEMWDMGEEETLPLAVEVKVILSPADDPENLDAPAERRRPRTYRRVVRLAAAEDEAPSDAASSNAAGAAEASDLGGG, encoded by the coding sequence GTGAGTCGTCGTGGTTTCTCGCTGTTGGAACTGGTCCTGGCGATCAGCCTGTCGGTCACCTTGGTGGCTTTGCTCGGCTTCGCGTTCCAGGTCCACCTGAGTCGGCTCGACTCGAGCCGCTCGACGATCGAGCAGGCGCAGGTCGCCCGCGCGGTGCTCGACCGGATCGCGTCCGACCTGCGGGCGACGACGATGGCGCCCACGCAGGACCTGTCCGAGGCGATGGCTTCTGCCGAGGCCGCCGGTCAGTTCAACGTCGATGAGGTCGATCAGACTCAAGAGGACGCCGACGCGGGCGAGGACCTCGCCTCGGAGACCGACGCCCCGCCCGGGGTGAACGGGCTGCTCGATCGGCTAACGATCGATCACCGCCTGATGCGTCAGACACTCACGACCACGGCCGAGAACCCGACCCCCGCAGCCCGGGCGGACGCCGGTTGGGTGCAGGTTGAGTACCGCCTGTCGGCCGATCCGAACGCGCCGGGCCTGATCCGGACTGAGTCGGCCCGAGACGCCGTGGTTTGGCGGATCGAGCAGGGCCAGCCCGCGGCCCTATCGGCGCCCTTCGCCTCGGAGGTGCAAGCGGTGGCGTTCCGCTACTTCGACGGGGACCAGTGGCTGGAGATGTGGGATATGGGCGAAGAGGAGACGCTCCCGCTCGCTGTCGAAGTGAAGGTCATCCTCAGCCCGGCCGACGACCCGGAGAACCTCGACGCCCCCGCCGAACGCCGCCGACCACGCACGTACCGGCGTGTGGTGCGATTGGCCGCCGCCGAGGACGAGGCGCCCAGCGACGCGGCGTCCAGCAACGCGGCGGGCGCCGCCGAAGCCTCGGACCTGGGGGGGGGGTGA
- a CDS encoding General secretion pathway protein K, protein MLLLVVLVVVALLSIANLSYFEWTFAERKAANASTRREQAHAAAESGVAMLRVYLSQEADAIDQDGGWYDNPPRFRGVMISDGVAAELRPRAAAVSPRWGSQQLEGPRFGLEDDSGRLNLNTLLVAETREEGAGRNQLLALPGMTESIADAILDWLDEDDEVRSLGAERDYYSTQEPPYAPQNGPLTTLEQLLMVKDVTPELLWGLDQDRNHEVSPNEAATVSLPIDNSTGELNGGWASMLTLYSVESNAQPDGAPKINVNSDDLEQLHTQIADLLGEGPANFVVAYRQGGPLEQPELEENGFDSGSDGQSGQGGGPGEIAPPPVKDADQIDIDFDTPAAVPIQDPLDLVDVEVSVVEKGELTTTTVLSPWREEDGSLANGLISMMEALTTTDAESIPGRVNINQAPRAVLLGLPGMPVTAVEAILANRDPDAGASRPEREQATWLLSEGYLELEEMRALAPYVTGQGAAYRAQVVGGFESGGPVRRLEVVLDTTILPPRVAMRRDLSPLGAGFAPELTLTPEPTAAR, encoded by the coding sequence GTGCTGCTCTTGGTGGTGTTGGTCGTGGTCGCGCTCTTGTCGATCGCGAACCTCTCCTACTTCGAGTGGACCTTCGCCGAGCGCAAAGCGGCCAACGCCTCGACGCGCCGCGAGCAGGCACACGCGGCCGCCGAGTCGGGCGTCGCGATGCTGCGGGTCTACCTGTCTCAAGAGGCCGACGCGATCGATCAGGACGGCGGTTGGTACGACAACCCGCCCCGGTTCCGCGGCGTGATGATCTCCGACGGCGTCGCCGCGGAGCTCCGTCCCCGCGCGGCGGCGGTCTCGCCGCGGTGGGGGTCGCAGCAGCTGGAAGGCCCCCGCTTCGGCCTGGAGGACGATTCGGGGCGGCTGAATCTCAACACGCTGCTGGTCGCGGAGACCCGCGAGGAGGGCGCCGGACGCAATCAGCTGCTCGCGTTGCCCGGCATGACCGAGTCGATCGCCGACGCGATCCTCGACTGGCTCGACGAAGATGACGAGGTCCGCTCGCTCGGCGCCGAACGTGATTACTACTCGACGCAGGAGCCGCCCTACGCCCCGCAGAACGGACCGCTCACGACCCTCGAGCAGTTGCTCATGGTCAAGGACGTCACGCCCGAATTGCTTTGGGGGCTCGATCAGGACCGCAACCATGAGGTCTCGCCGAACGAGGCGGCGACGGTCTCTTTGCCGATCGACAACTCGACGGGGGAGCTGAACGGTGGTTGGGCGTCGATGCTCACACTGTACAGCGTCGAGTCGAACGCGCAGCCCGACGGCGCGCCGAAGATCAACGTCAATTCCGACGACCTCGAGCAACTGCACACGCAGATCGCTGATTTGCTGGGCGAAGGGCCGGCTAACTTCGTCGTCGCCTATCGCCAGGGCGGGCCGCTGGAGCAACCCGAGCTGGAGGAGAACGGGTTCGATTCCGGCTCGGATGGGCAATCGGGGCAGGGCGGGGGCCCCGGAGAGATCGCCCCGCCGCCGGTCAAGGACGCGGACCAGATCGATATCGACTTCGACACGCCCGCCGCCGTGCCGATCCAGGACCCGCTCGACTTGGTCGATGTCGAGGTGAGCGTCGTCGAGAAGGGAGAGCTGACAACGACCACGGTCCTCTCCCCCTGGCGCGAGGAAGACGGCTCGCTCGCGAACGGGTTGATCTCGATGATGGAAGCCCTCACCACCACCGACGCCGAATCGATCCCCGGCCGGGTGAACATCAACCAGGCGCCGCGAGCGGTACTCCTAGGCCTTCCCGGCATGCCGGTGACGGCGGTCGAAGCGATCCTCGCCAACCGTGACCCGGACGCCGGAGCGAGCCGCCCCGAACGTGAGCAGGCGACCTGGCTGCTGTCGGAGGGGTATCTCGAGCTTGAGGAGATGCGAGCCCTGGCGCCTTACGTGACGGGGCAGGGGGCCGCGTACCGGGCCCAGGTGGTCGGCGGATTCGAGTCGGGGGGGCCTGTCCGGCGTCTTGAGGTGGTGCTCGACACAACGATCCTGCCCCCCCGGGTCGCGATGCGGCGTGACCTGAGCCCCCTGGGGGCCGGGTTCGCCCCCGAGCTGACTCTGACTCCCGAACCGACGGCGGCGCGTTGA
- the gspD gene encoding Putative type II secretion system protein D precursor, which translates to MPVSATQTFRTRLRRGGVCLLAVLATAASTSAQPAVGDAVLQAHTIPAERREAVDHWRNTLPPTVRTVWDQRTGRLLLLGPLETHGQLLQLMNGPSSASVSKGEPSGSTPLVAEAPLAPKVAAGEGPLKLKRLSPTELHSRLESLSRRPLPATWDAARTVLAFPASLGDGAGVKFRVEAATGVTTINGPAEAVAAWRSVVAAMDESIDAPGSSGAMKIVSTARAPRDRVRQAVRAIQASAPIEGADSTPKPTPAVPPQGAARLAEDQSILGPVRIEFVEGLDVIVLSGDQEDVERVERIIAQIERLSAETTPEIRVRRLQHIDAQSLAQLLSSVYQQVLGPRVGELSVTGLAKPNALLLVGRAENVQLAMGLVDQLDQPVEPTSRFEVYPLQHASAADVKTLIDDYFEQQAEAGDDDTASLLRSRAFVVADYRSNVVVVNAAPRDQVEVKALVRQIDAARGEAVDEVRVFPLRNALAEDLAEVLQQAISSEGAVEDDNSSPRAAALRLGVGEGDPSALESGVLTGVRVAPDTRANALVVTAPAGSMGLLAGLIERLDQAPDAAAELKVFTVANGDAESLAEMLRSIFGSDEDDDEAGGYGTGGLSPLNVTTDLRTNSIIAAGTADDLAVVEAILLRLDDAEVRSRQTTVYRLKNAEAEVVAEVLNEWLETERAAEDDADLAYSPRELIDREVVVVAEAATNSLIISATPRYEMELRALVEQLDERPPMVMIQVLIAEVGLDDTDEFGVELGLQDSLLFDRSLLSDIERITTTTTNQTPGGATVTTETENIISSNLTPGFNFNNQSLGNNGSTQALGRAGNVAAQALSSFALNRVNSELNFGGFVFSASSSNVSFLMRALQENRRLEVLSRPQIMTLDGKPGTVQVGARVPRITGVNQTQFGQTNNIDYEDVGIILDVTPRISPDGQVVMNISAEKSEVGEEEDGIAISIANNGEVIRAPQIDTTRAITTVSAASGQTVLLSGLLTKRTFDVHRRVPLLADIPLLGDLFRYDGVEETRTELLIIMTPRIIRSELDAEMLKQVESSRMSWVLSDVIDLHGPAGLRTRGDAWGESEACYPTEVPTDIRIDDTTYGETTPLTEPALDSSVPQEPAENRVEAATYLQPEGPRRLPAPAR; encoded by the coding sequence ATGCCTGTTTCTGCTACACAAACGTTTCGCACTCGCCTCAGGCGAGGGGGCGTCTGCCTGCTGGCGGTCCTCGCCACGGCGGCTTCCACCAGCGCGCAGCCCGCGGTCGGAGACGCCGTACTGCAGGCGCACACGATCCCTGCCGAGCGTCGCGAAGCGGTCGATCACTGGCGGAACACCTTGCCGCCCACGGTTCGCACCGTCTGGGACCAGCGCACGGGACGCCTGCTGCTGCTGGGCCCGCTCGAGACCCACGGTCAGCTGCTGCAGCTCATGAACGGCCCGTCGAGTGCGAGCGTTTCCAAGGGCGAGCCTTCCGGATCGACCCCACTGGTTGCCGAGGCCCCACTGGCGCCGAAGGTGGCCGCCGGTGAGGGGCCGCTCAAGCTGAAGAGGCTCTCGCCCACGGAGTTGCATAGCCGGCTCGAGTCCCTGTCGCGTCGGCCCCTGCCGGCAACCTGGGACGCGGCCCGGACGGTGCTTGCCTTCCCGGCTTCGCTGGGAGATGGCGCTGGGGTGAAGTTCCGTGTTGAAGCGGCCACGGGCGTCACCACGATCAACGGTCCTGCCGAGGCGGTCGCCGCGTGGCGGAGCGTCGTGGCGGCGATGGACGAGTCGATCGACGCCCCCGGCAGCAGCGGCGCGATGAAGATCGTCTCGACTGCCCGGGCGCCACGCGATCGGGTCCGCCAGGCGGTGCGAGCCATCCAGGCCTCGGCTCCCATTGAAGGCGCTGACTCCACGCCCAAGCCGACCCCCGCTGTGCCTCCCCAGGGCGCGGCGCGGCTTGCGGAAGATCAATCGATTCTTGGACCGGTGCGTATCGAGTTCGTCGAGGGGCTCGATGTGATCGTGCTGAGTGGTGATCAGGAAGACGTCGAACGCGTCGAACGGATCATCGCCCAGATCGAGCGGCTCAGCGCCGAAACAACACCCGAAATCCGCGTCCGCCGGCTTCAGCACATCGACGCCCAATCGCTGGCACAGCTCCTGTCGAGCGTCTACCAGCAGGTGCTCGGCCCTCGGGTTGGTGAGCTGAGCGTCACCGGATTGGCGAAGCCCAACGCGTTGCTGCTGGTAGGGCGTGCGGAGAACGTCCAGCTTGCGATGGGGCTTGTTGATCAGTTGGATCAGCCGGTCGAGCCGACCAGTCGGTTCGAGGTTTACCCCCTGCAGCACGCTTCGGCTGCGGACGTGAAGACCTTAATCGATGACTACTTCGAACAGCAAGCCGAAGCAGGCGACGACGACACCGCTTCGCTGCTCCGTTCGCGTGCCTTTGTAGTCGCCGATTACCGCAGCAACGTGGTCGTCGTGAACGCGGCTCCACGCGATCAGGTCGAGGTGAAGGCGCTCGTCAGGCAGATCGACGCCGCTCGGGGCGAAGCGGTCGATGAGGTGCGGGTCTTCCCGCTGCGGAACGCCTTGGCCGAGGACTTGGCCGAGGTGCTTCAGCAAGCGATTAGCTCCGAAGGAGCGGTTGAGGATGACAACTCTTCGCCCCGCGCCGCGGCGTTGCGGCTGGGCGTGGGGGAGGGAGACCCCTCGGCGCTCGAGTCGGGAGTGCTGACCGGGGTGCGCGTCGCGCCGGACACACGGGCGAACGCCCTGGTGGTGACAGCGCCTGCGGGCAGCATGGGCTTGCTCGCCGGACTCATCGAAAGACTCGACCAAGCGCCGGACGCCGCCGCCGAGCTAAAAGTGTTCACCGTCGCCAACGGCGACGCGGAATCCCTCGCCGAGATGCTCCGCAGCATCTTCGGGAGCGACGAGGACGACGACGAGGCGGGCGGATACGGCACAGGCGGGCTCTCGCCGCTCAACGTCACAACGGACCTGCGAACCAACAGCATCATCGCCGCCGGCACGGCGGACGACTTGGCGGTCGTCGAGGCGATCCTCTTGCGGCTGGACGACGCCGAAGTCCGCTCGCGACAGACCACGGTGTACCGCCTCAAGAACGCCGAGGCGGAGGTCGTCGCCGAGGTGCTCAACGAGTGGCTCGAGACCGAGCGTGCCGCCGAGGATGACGCCGACCTCGCCTACAGCCCGCGTGAACTGATCGACCGCGAGGTGGTGGTCGTTGCCGAGGCGGCGACCAACAGCCTGATCATCAGCGCCACGCCGCGTTACGAGATGGAGCTGCGGGCCTTGGTCGAGCAGCTCGACGAGCGTCCGCCCATGGTCATGATCCAGGTGCTCATCGCGGAGGTCGGTCTCGATGATACTGACGAGTTCGGCGTTGAGCTCGGCTTGCAGGACTCGCTTCTGTTCGACCGTTCGCTGCTGTCGGACATCGAACGGATCACGACGACAACGACCAACCAGACGCCCGGCGGGGCGACGGTAACCACCGAGACCGAGAACATCATCTCGAGCAACCTGACGCCCGGCTTCAACTTTAATAACCAGTCGCTGGGCAACAATGGCTCGACCCAGGCGCTCGGCCGGGCGGGCAACGTCGCGGCGCAGGCCCTGTCGAGTTTTGCGCTGAACCGAGTCAACAGCGAGCTGAACTTCGGCGGCTTCGTCTTCTCCGCCAGCAGCAGCAACGTCAGCTTCCTGATGCGGGCGCTGCAGGAGAATCGCCGCCTCGAGGTGCTCAGCCGCCCGCAGATCATGACGCTCGACGGCAAGCCGGGCACCGTGCAGGTGGGCGCCCGCGTGCCTCGCATCACGGGGGTCAACCAGACTCAGTTCGGACAGACCAACAACATTGATTACGAAGACGTCGGCATCATCCTCGATGTGACTCCCCGTATCAGCCCCGACGGCCAGGTGGTGATGAACATCAGTGCTGAGAAGTCGGAGGTCGGTGAGGAGGAAGACGGCATCGCGATCAGCATCGCGAACAACGGCGAGGTGATCCGAGCTCCGCAGATCGACACCACCCGCGCGATCACCACCGTCAGTGCCGCTAGCGGCCAAACCGTCTTGTTGAGCGGGTTGCTGACCAAGCGGACGTTCGATGTCCACCGGCGGGTGCCGCTGTTGGCCGATATCCCGCTGTTGGGTGATCTGTTCCGTTACGACGGCGTCGAAGAGACCCGGACTGAGCTGCTCATTATCATGACGCCACGCATCATCCGCTCGGAACTCGACGCGGAGATGCTCAAGCAGGTTGAGTCATCGCGTATGAGCTGGGTGCTGAGCGACGTGATCGACCTTCACGGTCCCGCCGGCCTCCGCACCCGCGGTGACGCCTGGGGCGAGTCGGAGGCGTGTTACCCGACCGAAGTCCCGACCGACATACGGATCGACGACACGACCTACGGTGAGACAACGCCCCTCACCGAGCCTGCTCTCGATAGTTCGGTTCCGCAGGAACCGGCCGAGAACCGTGTCGAGGCGGCGACCTACTTGCAGCCCGAAGGCCCGCGGCGTCTGCCGGCGCCCGCCAGGTGA
- a CDS encoding BON domain protein, whose amino-acid sequence MHQQFKLGPPNPLLFAALAGFLAASPSLFAQGGGTGGGATSGGFSSFGSSSAGTSSFGQSGFGGSSFGSSGFGQSGFGSTTGGAGGGFNAITNTDQGFIGRSAADIQTFFGSTNQAFQTTDTRSSRSGGGGGDSSSEAGRRPLVRVSLSASRELRRSVSGVRPRVDIAIDQVARRLTRQGMNSVTLSANEGVTTLEGVVESDSQRRLAEKLAAIEPGVRRVENRLRVVEPAEEVYPLQR is encoded by the coding sequence ATGCACCAGCAATTTAAACTCGGTCCGCCGAATCCGTTGTTGTTCGCGGCTCTTGCCGGGTTCTTGGCGGCTTCCCCCTCACTTTTTGCACAGGGTGGCGGCACAGGCGGTGGGGCTACAAGCGGCGGGTTCAGCTCGTTCGGCTCCTCATCCGCCGGAACCTCCTCCTTCGGCCAGTCCGGTTTCGGCGGATCCTCATTTGGCAGCTCGGGCTTCGGGCAGTCGGGGTTCGGCAGCACGACGGGCGGCGCCGGCGGTGGCTTCAATGCGATCACCAACACCGACCAGGGCTTCATCGGGCGCAGCGCCGCCGACATACAGACCTTCTTCGGATCCACCAACCAAGCCTTCCAGACGACCGATACACGCTCGTCACGCTCTGGCGGAGGGGGGGGCGACTCTTCTTCCGAGGCGGGCCGGCGCCCGCTGGTCCGTGTCTCGCTCTCCGCATCCCGTGAGCTACGTCGCAGCGTCTCGGGCGTACGCCCCCGTGTGGATATCGCGATCGATCAGGTCGCGAGACGGCTGACGCGACAAGGCATGAACAGCGTCACTCTCTCTGCCAACGAAGGCGTGACGACGCTCGAAGGCGTTGTCGAGAGCGACTCACAACGCCGGCTCGCCGAGAAGCTCGCCGCGATTGAGCCGGGAGTCCGCCGCGTTGAGAACCGGCTGCGCGTCGTCGAGCCGGCCGAAGAGGTCTACCCGCTTCAGCGGTAG